The following nucleotide sequence is from Saccharothrix texasensis.
ATGGCTACCGAACCGACACCGACTGGTGGGTGTATCTGCAAGCAGCCGTCCTCGAAGTCGAGGACCATCTGGTCGGCCGCTTCACCGACGAGATCAAGCAGCGCATCGCCGACGCCATCGGTTACGTCGCAGGCCGCCACGGCTACAGCGACGTGACGAGCGTGGTCACACGTCCTGCACTCCCGCGCGTCGACTCGGCTTGGCGCACCACGTTGAAGTCTCGACTCGACGCCGAACGGCCGTCGAACCACGCCCGTCGGGAGCGCGACGTCTCGCGCCACCCCACCGAGGATGGCCTGACGTTCGGCAGCCAGGAGGAACTGAAGGTCTACCGAGCGCTCCGCGCGCTTCAGCAGGAGGCACCCGAGGACAACACCCTCGCGATCCTGCCGCTCCCTGCGGCCCGGCTGCGGGCCGGGCACACCTGGTCGCCCGACTGCGTGGTGATCGGCAACGGCCGCGCCCTGATCTTCGAGATCGACGGCCCGCACCACCGCGACGGTCGACGCTACGTGGACGACCGCAACCGCGACCTCCAGTGGTCACGGTGCCGCGTGCAGGTGGTCCGCATCGCGGTTGAGGACGTGCGCGACGCGAACAAGCTGAAGGTGCGGCTCAAGGAGGAGATCCTGCGGCACCTCTGGCCGCGCTGATCCTCCGATGTCGGCGCACGCCGACCCGCTACAGGTACTCGCTCCAGCACAAACTGCACCGGCCCTTGCCGCGCTCCTTGGCCTGCCGGGCGGTCACCTGCTCCACCGGGTTGAGCTTGCGGCCGTACTTGATCGAGTTGCGGACGCCCTGCTGGTAGCCGGAGCATCCCTCGTCACGATGGAAGGTCCGGCCGCCGGCAGTGACGATGCCTGGGGTGTCCGGCGGCGGCCACGGCTGGTCGAGTTGGTAGCCCCACCCTTGCGCGTCATCGGTAGTCACGGAGAGAACCCTGCCAAAGCCGCACGTCCCCGTCACGCCCTCCGCCAGTCATGCGCCGCGCAGTAGAACGTGCTGCCGAACCGCCCGCCCCCGCCGCCCCGGATCACCTCCCGGCACACCGCGCACCGCGCCGGCCGCAGCACCCCGTCCGCGTCCGCCACCATCGGCACGTCGTCGGCCAACGCCTCCGCGTACAGCTCCTCCACACTCGCCCGCAGCTCCCGCACCTCCGCCAGCTCGGCGCGCGACAACCGGGCACGGCCCGACCGCGACGACGGGCCGCCGGCGCGCAGGCCCACGACCTTGACCTCCAGCGGGCTGGGCGGGCCGCCCTTCGTCGCCAGCAGGCGCGCGAAGGTGTTCGCGCCGTGCAGCACCGGGCCGTACTCGAACAGGTCCAGGTCTTCGATGTGGCGGGTGCCGCCGACCTGCCGCGTCCGGCGGGCGGCGTACCCGATCGAGTACGCCGCCTCCGGCCCGAAGAACTTGGCGTCCACGAACGACTTGCGGCCGTCGTCGGTCTCCAGGTTTGCCTGATAGCGAGCCCACAGAGCCCCCGCGCCCTTCGGCCACGGACGGCCGTCGTGCGTCGTCCTGGGCAGCCGGGGATCACCGGGCATCAGCTCCCTGATCGCCAGGGTCTTGCCCACGGGACGGTTCCAGTCGTGGGACAGCACGACCTTCGGCCTGCGGTCCTTGAGCGTGCGTGTGAACGCGCCGGGCTCGATCACGTCGCCCGTGTCATCACGGACGCCGGTCACCGCCGCCAGCACCTCGACGACACCGGTCGACGGCTCGACGTCGGCGCGGCGGGACGAGGTAGCGGAACGCGGTTCGACCTTCAAGCTCATGGGCCGATGATCGCCCGCACGGCGTCCGCGGTTCGGCCGACGCGCCGCGCAAGTCGCAGCCTCAGAGGCAGTGGCTGAAGGGGGACACCATGACTTGCCGAGCCGACACGGTGCGCCAATGTCAGAACGCCGCCAATTGTCGGAGGGCAGCCGTATCGTCGACGCTCACGCCTTTACGTCCTGGAGTTGCCCATGACGACCGACCCGTGGGGATCCCCCCAGCAGCCGACCGGTTCCGAGTCCGCCTCGTTCGAGGACATCATCAACAACCCGTTCATCGACACCGCGGCGAAGTTCAACGCGATGGCGGACTCCGCGTTGGGCCATGCCGTCACCCTGCTCCACCGACGCGGCGAACGCGAGGTTGTCGAACT
It contains:
- a CDS encoding HK97 family phage prohead protease translates to MSLKVEPRSATSSRRADVEPSTGVVEVLAAVTGVRDDTGDVIEPGAFTRTLKDRRPKVVLSHDWNRPVGKTLAIRELMPGDPRLPRTTHDGRPWPKGAGALWARYQANLETDDGRKSFVDAKFFGPEAAYSIGYAARRTRQVGGTRHIEDLDLFEYGPVLHGANTFARLLATKGGPPSPLEVKVVGLRAGGPSSRSGRARLSRAELAEVRELRASVEELYAEALADDVPMVADADGVLRPARCAVCREVIRGGGGGRFGSTFYCAAHDWRRA